DNA sequence from the Novosphingobium sp. KACC 22771 genome:
ATTGCAGGACCCGTGCCAGTTTTAATATTTTCAAATTTTTCAGATAGATATGAATTTCACCTCCTGGCCACCCCTTGAAATTTTCCGGTTTCACCCCATATATTGCCAATTATAGGCGAAATTTTCGCCATACCGATTGTTGACATTGGGGGTGGCCATTTTTGCGCCATGCGGCCATGGTGAATTCATGACTGCTCCTTCCCCCGGGCCTGCCGACAAAAAGATCGGCGGGCTTGAATTCATTCTGCTCATGGGTCTGGTACAAGCGCTGCAGGCGTTGGCGGTGGACTCGATGCTGCCCGCGCTGGGCGAAATGGCGCGCGACCTGGGCTCGCGCGATCCCAACGAGCGTCAGCTTGTCGTCGGCGTCTTCCTGATTTTCAGCGGGCTGGGCTGTCTGGTGCCGGGCGCGCTGGCGGATCGCTTTGGCCGACGCCCGGTGCTGCTGGGCTGTATCGCGGCCTATGTGGTGTGCTCAACCGCCTGCGGACTGGCGCAGAATTTCACGCAATTGCTGGTGCTGCGTGCGATTGTGGGCTTTGCCTGCGCGGGGCTGACGGTGCTGCCCGCCGCGATCATCCGCGATATGCATGAAGGCGACCGGATGGCGCGGATGCAATCGACCGTCTCCATGGTGTTCATGATCGTGCCGATGATCGCGCCCAGTGTGGGTCAGGCCGTGCTGCTTCTGGCCAGTTGGCGGTGGATCTTTGGCTTTATGGCGCTGATCGCGGTCGCTCTCGCGGTGTGGATTTCGCTGCGCCTGCCCGAAACGCTGCGCCGCGAATATCGCCAGCCGATCAGCCTGCCCAACATCGGCCGCTCGATGCTTGAGGTGACCACCACCCGCTCGGCGCTGGGCTATGTGTTTGGCATGGCGCTGATTCAATCGGCCATGTTCGGCTATATCAACTCGTGCCAGCAATTGGTGGGCGAGCATTTCGGGGCCGGAACGCGCTTTCCGCTGATTTTTGCCGGGATGGCGATGGTGATGGCCACCACCAATTTCATCAATTCGCGCATCGTCGTCCGCTTTGGCGCCCGCCGGGTCAGCCACACCGCGCTGGTCGTCTATATCGCCACCAGCGCGCTGCAGTTCTATATGGCAACGCGCCCGGATGAAACGCTCTGGCAATTCGTGCCGATGATGACGCTCAACATGTGCCTGCTGGGCTTTCTGGGCGCCAATTTCTCGTCCATCGCGCTGCAGCCCTTTGCGCGCAAGGCGGGGGCGGCCTCCTCGGCGCAGGCGTTTATCCGCATGGTGGTGGCCTCATGGCTGGGCGCGCTGGTGGGTCAGGCCTATGACGGAACGGCGCGGCCCTTGGCGGGGGCGCTGCTGACGGCGGGCTGCGGCTGCCTCGCGCTGATCCTTTACAGCGAGCGGGGCGAACTGTTCCGCCGCCGCAACCCGCCCGGCACGACTTATCCGATAGCCTGAATTAGCCGATAGCTTGAATCAGCCGATAGCCTGAACCCGCGCTACCGCCCGGGCCAGTTCGCCCCGGCGATAGGGCACCAGCGGCACCTGTTGCGGCGGCCCCGCCATCGCCCCGATCAGGCCACCGGCGAGAAAGCGCAACTTTTCCAGCTTGCTGGTCGTCACGCGCTGATCCCACGCCCGCGGTCCGCGCGCGGCCACCTTGCGCGCGATCGCGCCATAAATGCCCGCCGCCGATAGTACGGCCCAGCGGCAGCGAAACGGCAGCCGCGCCGCCCCTGCCCTTGCACTGGCCTCATAGACCTGCGCCATGGCGGCCATGCGCCGGCCCATCTCGGCCAAAGCCTCGCGGTGGCGCGGCGCCATCAATTCGCCCTCGTCCACCCCCGCCTGCGCCAGCCATTGCGCGGGCAGATAGCAACGCCCCGCCGCCGCATCCTCGGCTATGTCGCGGGCAATATTGCCCAATTGGAACGCGATCCCCAGATCGCAGGCCCGGTTGAGCGTATCGCCATCCTCCGGGTCCACCCCCATCACCAGCGCCATCAGCACACCGACCGCGCCCGCCACGTGATAGCAATAGCCCAGCATATCCAGCTCGGTTTGGGGCCGCCATCCGGCTGCATCCAGCGCAAATCCGGCAATCACATCGCCGGTATGCACCGCATTGATCCCGCATTCCGCCGCCACCACGCCCAGCGCGTCAAAGGCGAAATGCCCGGTCGGATCCCCGCCCAGCGCCCGCGCGGTCAGGCGGCGGATCTGCTCCAGCCGCTCGGCCGCGCCGGCCTGATCCCCCAATGCCCCGCCATGATCCTGATCGTCGGCCAGATCATCGCAGGCCCGGCACCAGGCATAGAGCAGCCAGACCCGCTCCCGCGTGGCCGTGTCAAACAGTTTGGAGGCTGCGGCAAAGCTCTTTGAACCGCGCGCGATGCTCTCGCGCGCGGCCTCCACCAGCGCCGCCCGGTCCTGCGTCACAGGGTCTTGGGATCCATGCGGATGATCTGTTCGCCCGGCTCATGCGCGGCCATGCGGTCCAGCAACAGGTCCAGTTCGCGCTCGGCCAGAATGATGCCCTGATGCGCGGGGCGGATAAAGCCGACCTCGCCCATATGGCGGTTGAAGGCCAGCAGGCCATCGTAAAACCCGAAAGCGTTGAGCAGCCCCACCGGCTTCTGGTGATAGCCAAGCTGGGCCCAGCTTACCGCCTCCCACAACTCGTCCATCGTGCCCACCCCGCCCGGCAGGGTCAGGAATCCATCCGAAAGCCGCTCGAACTGAGCCTTGCGCTCATGCATCGTTTCAACGGTGATCAGCTCGGTCAGGCCCGTATGCTCGACCTCGACATGGGCCAGCGCCACCGGGATCACCCCGATCACCTCGCCGCCCGCCGCCATCGCCGCATCGGCCACAGCCCCCATCAGGCCCAACCGGCCGCCGCCATAAACAACGCCAATGCCCCGCCTGGCAAGCTCGGTGCCCACTTCACGGGCCAGTTCGATATAACGGGGATCGGCGGGAGTGGCAGAGCCACAATAGACTGCAATGCGTTTCATGCGTCCACTTTAGCGAATGATCCGCCATTAGCCAGACGGTTGATGGGGCGGCGGGGGATTTTTGGCATGGGAAAAAAGGAAGAGTGCCTCCGGCGGGTTAAGGGCGGGGGCCCTTAACAATCCTATTTTGGGATTGCGCGTGATTGGAGCGGTCGCGTTTCAATTCGGGATTTAAAGCCTGCGGCGCGGACAGGGATAAGCTTGCCGCGCCGCAGGCTTTCATAAGGATGCGGTACGCCCAACAGTACAAGCCGATGGCCCAGCGCCAAAATAACGGGATTGTTAAGGGCCCCCGCCCTTAACC
Encoded proteins:
- a CDS encoding multidrug effflux MFS transporter — encoded protein: MTAPSPGPADKKIGGLEFILLMGLVQALQALAVDSMLPALGEMARDLGSRDPNERQLVVGVFLIFSGLGCLVPGALADRFGRRPVLLGCIAAYVVCSTACGLAQNFTQLLVLRAIVGFACAGLTVLPAAIIRDMHEGDRMARMQSTVSMVFMIVPMIAPSVGQAVLLLASWRWIFGFMALIAVALAVWISLRLPETLRREYRQPISLPNIGRSMLEVTTTRSALGYVFGMALIQSAMFGYINSCQQLVGEHFGAGTRFPLIFAGMAMVMATTNFINSRIVVRFGARRVSHTALVVYIATSALQFYMATRPDETLWQFVPMMTLNMCLLGFLGANFSSIALQPFARKAGAASSAQAFIRMVVASWLGALVGQAYDGTARPLAGALLTAGCGCLALILYSERGELFRRRNPPGTTYPIA
- a CDS encoding phytoene/squalene synthase family protein; translated protein: MTQDRAALVEAARESIARGSKSFAAASKLFDTATRERVWLLYAWCRACDDLADDQDHGGALGDQAGAAERLEQIRRLTARALGGDPTGHFAFDALGVVAAECGINAVHTGDVIAGFALDAAGWRPQTELDMLGYCYHVAGAVGVLMALVMGVDPEDGDTLNRACDLGIAFQLGNIARDIAEDAAAGRCYLPAQWLAQAGVDEGELMAPRHREALAEMGRRMAAMAQVYEASARAGAARLPFRCRWAVLSAAGIYGAIARKVAARGPRAWDQRVTTSKLEKLRFLAGGLIGAMAGPPQQVPLVPYRRGELARAVARVQAIG
- a CDS encoding TIGR00730 family Rossman fold protein — protein: MKRIAVYCGSATPADPRYIELAREVGTELARRGIGVVYGGGRLGLMGAVADAAMAAGGEVIGVIPVALAHVEVEHTGLTELITVETMHERKAQFERLSDGFLTLPGGVGTMDELWEAVSWAQLGYHQKPVGLLNAFGFYDGLLAFNRHMGEVGFIRPAHQGIILAERELDLLLDRMAAHEPGEQIIRMDPKTL